From one Phocaeicola salanitronis DSM 18170 genomic stretch:
- a CDS encoding hybrid sensor histidine kinase/response regulator transcription factor, with protein sequence MRKSPILLVALIYCIFFPHSAYGDIGQRDEFQQLYSCHSLSVGEGLGNSQVTSILEDENGFIWIGTRAGVDRFNGKTVKQYSLYENDIIAEGRLQFYILQDAKGNIWACASSGKIYQYNTLFDCFELQADLAKLSGKYLFINHVYIDGQGTFWISESLALYRYNAKEGIGTILEGIQTNSALEYKGNIYAATIKGVYKYDLSTKEIQLLFAGPHVLTLYLDRQDLSIWQQRALLLIGTFDAGIYVYDLNRSVLRHTQAIASLPHYPCRSIIEYADSTLLVGFDGKGVYQVNRNGREVRHVLYSEQPRGLLEDNGVYCIYNDRAGNLWIGTYGSGVHYFVPKRFPYQHVFHVENNPNSLCNNNVNRILEDEEGNLWFATNSGISVLKKRTGKWHRFFEGQIFLTLCNDKKGHIWAGGYGCGLYRINIQDEGYQWYSQKKNQVLSTDYIYSIVCDPDGELWLGGIYGALMRYNPQTGACVYYDEIELLNSLEVVNADTIAAATHTGFYLVEKSTGKVSHFFYDLTDAGVNSNVFVQSMTFAPGGRVWLSTNGGGLNLFDLKTQKAINYSTRDGLPSNEVHGTLLDEKGRLWIATSKGLAYIVDGGKENAKIFRIGLFDPDIKDISRFSFSKLNNGIFAHGSAGGAFLFRASDIENKPYAAPLYFASFEMIKNARHQSPERARQYTAMLNTGKVLDLAYDENAFVISFASVNFANQEDILYSYKMEGMDEVWSLPDRVQQIRYTNIPPGDYNFTVKGISQNTGNVLDTRSLHIRIAQPYWNTPYAWFVYGLLMLGFVWFTWRYFANRIARKHFAEKIDFFVNTAHDIRTPITLIMAPLSELKREKGLSEQGNNFLNIAIRNTDRLFRLINQLLDFQKFDNSKSLHVMKYDLTDYLHTKYLEFQPLCEKKGLSFSLETKEVPVYLWYDKEKMNKILDNLLSNAVKYTPEGGSVKIRLTESEKNVQIEVEDTGIGIPQKAQKHLFSNFYRASNAVNSKETGSGLGLLLTQRLVHMHKGNISYVSTENKGTVFRVVLKKGFVHLAKYIAPQRLDTDMDKEYPAISRPDETFSAEPENKAHKTLLLIDDNDELRFYLTTVFKEEYHVIGFPDSESALAYLDKQSADMIISDVMLPGMQGDELCKKLKSDFTASHIPVILLTARTEKDAIIQGLESGADDYLIKPFDTDVLKMKLKSILLNRQAMYRNILAQSSANETSEKNAEEIPLTPMDQEFLKKSALYIKEHMSNAEFNVAELCREFAMSRTLYYGKLKSLTGQSPIEFIRTIRLAEAAKLLHQQIPVQEVAERVGFMDAKYFSTVFKKHYGVSPSKYE encoded by the coding sequence ATGAGAAAAAGTCCTATACTGCTTGTCGCGTTGATATACTGTATCTTCTTCCCGCATTCCGCCTATGGAGATATCGGGCAAAGGGATGAGTTTCAACAATTGTATTCATGTCATTCCTTGAGTGTTGGCGAAGGCTTGGGAAACAGTCAGGTCACTTCAATTTTGGAAGATGAAAACGGATTTATCTGGATAGGCACTCGGGCGGGTGTAGACCGTTTCAACGGGAAAACGGTAAAGCAATATTCTTTATACGAAAACGACATCATAGCCGAAGGACGGTTGCAATTTTATATTTTACAAGATGCGAAGGGGAACATTTGGGCATGTGCTTCATCGGGGAAAATCTATCAGTACAATACACTTTTCGATTGTTTTGAATTACAAGCCGACTTAGCGAAATTATCCGGCAAATACCTTTTTATCAATCACGTGTACATAGACGGGCAAGGGACATTCTGGATATCAGAATCGCTCGCGTTATACAGGTATAACGCTAAAGAAGGAATCGGGACTATTTTAGAAGGCATCCAAACCAACTCGGCTTTGGAATACAAAGGAAACATCTATGCGGCCACCATTAAGGGCGTGTACAAATACGACCTTTCCACCAAAGAGATACAACTCCTGTTCGCCGGACCTCACGTTTTGACCCTTTATTTAGACCGACAAGACTTATCGATTTGGCAACAAAGGGCATTGCTTTTGATAGGCACGTTCGATGCAGGCATATACGTGTACGATTTGAACCGCTCAGTTTTACGGCACACTCAAGCCATAGCCTCCCTTCCGCACTATCCGTGCCGGTCGATTATCGAATATGCGGACTCCACCCTGCTGGTCGGCTTCGACGGGAAAGGCGTCTACCAAGTGAACCGGAACGGGAGGGAAGTGCGGCATGTATTGTATTCGGAGCAGCCCCGTGGCTTGTTGGAAGACAACGGGGTTTATTGCATCTATAATGACCGTGCGGGCAATCTGTGGATTGGGACTTATGGCTCGGGCGTTCATTATTTCGTCCCGAAAAGATTCCCTTATCAGCATGTCTTCCATGTCGAAAATAATCCGAATTCCTTATGCAACAATAATGTGAACCGGATATTGGAGGACGAAGAAGGAAACCTTTGGTTTGCGACCAATAGCGGTATAAGCGTCCTTAAAAAGAGAACGGGGAAATGGCACCGTTTCTTCGAAGGGCAAATATTCCTGACCCTTTGTAATGATAAGAAAGGGCATATCTGGGCTGGAGGATACGGGTGTGGGCTTTATCGCATCAATATACAAGACGAAGGGTATCAATGGTATTCACAAAAGAAAAATCAGGTGCTTTCCACCGATTACATCTATTCCATAGTTTGTGATCCGGATGGTGAATTATGGCTGGGAGGCATCTACGGAGCCTTGATGCGCTATAATCCTCAAACGGGGGCTTGTGTTTATTACGATGAAATCGAGCTGCTTAACTCGTTGGAAGTGGTCAATGCGGATACCATAGCCGCTGCTACCCATACCGGCTTTTATCTGGTGGAGAAAAGCACGGGAAAGGTTTCGCATTTCTTCTATGACCTGACCGATGCCGGAGTCAATAGCAATGTATTCGTTCAAAGCATGACATTCGCCCCCGGTGGAAGAGTGTGGCTAAGCACGAATGGAGGAGGGCTGAACTTGTTTGACCTCAAGACGCAAAAAGCCATCAATTATTCCACGCGCGACGGACTTCCTTCCAACGAAGTTCATGGAACCTTACTGGACGAGAAAGGAAGGCTATGGATTGCTACCAGCAAAGGTTTGGCTTACATTGTGGACGGAGGTAAGGAAAACGCTAAAATCTTCCGAATCGGTCTTTTCGACCCAGACATAAAGGATATCAGCCGGTTTTCATTCTCCAAACTGAACAATGGGATTTTTGCGCATGGAAGTGCAGGCGGGGCTTTTCTCTTCCGTGCATCCGACATTGAAAACAAGCCTTACGCGGCTCCTTTGTATTTTGCTTCGTTCGAAATGATAAAGAACGCCCGGCATCAGTCTCCTGAACGGGCAAGGCAATATACTGCAATGCTGAATACCGGAAAGGTGCTGGATTTGGCTTACGATGAAAACGCTTTCGTCATATCCTTCGCCTCGGTGAATTTCGCTAATCAGGAAGACATCCTGTACTCCTATAAGATGGAAGGAATGGATGAAGTTTGGAGCCTGCCGGACAGGGTGCAACAAATCCGTTATACCAATATTCCGCCCGGTGATTACAACTTTACCGTGAAAGGCATCAGCCAGAATACGGGCAATGTATTAGATACGCGCTCTCTTCACATCCGCATCGCCCAGCCTTATTGGAATACACCGTATGCCTGGTTTGTATATGGCTTGCTCATGTTAGGTTTTGTATGGTTCACATGGAGATATTTTGCAAACCGGATTGCCCGGAAACACTTTGCCGAGAAAATCGATTTCTTTGTCAATACGGCACATGATATACGCACGCCGATTACCTTGATTATGGCTCCTTTATCGGAGTTGAAACGGGAGAAAGGGCTGTCTGAGCAAGGAAACAATTTCTTGAATATTGCCATACGCAATACCGACCGCTTGTTCAGGCTTATCAATCAGTTGCTTGATTTCCAGAAATTCGATAATAGCAAGAGCCTGCATGTCATGAAATACGACTTGACTGATTACTTGCATACCAAATACCTCGAATTCCAGCCTTTATGTGAAAAGAAAGGACTTTCATTTTCATTGGAAACAAAAGAGGTGCCGGTATATTTGTGGTATGACAAAGAAAAGATGAATAAAATACTTGATAATCTGTTATCCAATGCCGTAAAATATACCCCTGAAGGAGGAAGCGTAAAGATACGCTTGACTGAATCGGAAAAGAATGTGCAAATAGAAGTTGAAGATACGGGCATCGGAATTCCACAAAAAGCGCAAAAGCATTTGTTCTCTAATTTCTACCGTGCTTCCAATGCTGTCAATTCAAAAGAAACCGGAAGCGGGTTAGGCTTGTTGCTTACCCAAAGGCTGGTACATATGCACAAAGGGAATATTTCGTATGTCAGTACCGAAAACAAGGGAACGGTATTTAGAGTGGTTCTGAAAAAAGGTTTTGTGCATTTGGCTAAATACATTGCGCCCCAACGGTTGGATACGGATATGGATAAGGAATATCCTGCGATAAGCCGTCCGGATGAAACATTTTCTGCAGAACCTGAAAATAAAGCGCATAAAACGCTTCTCTTGATAGATGATAATGACGAATTACGCTTTTATCTGACTACGGTATTCAAGGAAGAGTATCATGTAATAGGCTTTCCGGATAGTGAATCGGCACTGGCCTACTTGGACAAACAAAGTGCCGATATGATTATATCCGATGTGATGCTTCCGGGCATGCAAGGTGATGAATTATGCAAAAAACTGAAATCAGATTTCACGGCTTCACACATCCCTGTTATTCTCTTGACCGCACGCACGGAAAAGGATGCCATAATACAAGGGTTAGAAAGCGGGGCTGATGATTATTTGATCAAGCCTTTCGATACAGATGTATTGAAAATGAAACTGAAAAGCATCTTGCTGAACCGGCAAGCCATGTACCGGAACATTCTTGCACAATCTTCGGCAAATGAAACTTCGGAGAAAAATGCAGAAGAAATTCCACTTACTCCAATGGATCAGGAGTTCCTGAAAAAATCAGCTTTATATATAAAGGAACACATGAGCAACGCTGAATTCAATGTGGCGGAATTATGCCGGGAATTTGCTATGAGCCGTACCTTATATTATGGAAAACTGAAATCATTGACCGGACAAAGTCCGATTGAATTTATACGGACCATCCGATTGGCCGAAGCCGCTAAATTGCTTCATCAACAGATCCCCGTACAAGAGGTCGCGGAGAGAGTCGGTTTCATGGATGCCAAATATTTCAGTACGGTCTTTAAAAAACATTATGGCGTGTCGCCCAGTAAGTACGAATAA
- the dgt gene encoding dGTP triphosphohydrolase, translated as MNWNQLISNKRFGLESLHEVRKEDRTEFQRDYDRLIFSSPFRRLQNKTQVFPLPGSIFVHNRLTHSLEVSCVGRSLGNDAARLLLQKHPGLAGSHLSEIGAIVSAACLAHDMGNPPFGHSGEKAIGTYFSEGKGQALKSLLSPAEWEDLTHFEGNANAFRLLTHQFRGRRPGGFVLTYSTLASIVKYPFSSQLAGGKQKFGFFLSEQDDYERIARELGITRLSGEGEPVRYARHPLVYLVEAADDICYQMMDIEDAHKLKILTSQETKELYACFFPEERLERIRKICRLVTDTNEQIAYLRSSAIGVLTKACVETFVEHEEEILSGTFQGPLIKQIAQPVRDAYRKCSDTAFAKIYCAKDVLDIELAGYQVITTLVDLMIEAVRYPHKAYSQLLINRVSHQYDMQAPTLYGKIQAVLDYISGMTDVYALDLYRKINGNSLPAV; from the coding sequence ATGAACTGGAACCAATTGATATCAAATAAACGCTTCGGGCTGGAATCCTTGCACGAGGTGCGGAAAGAAGACCGGACGGAATTCCAGCGCGATTACGACCGCCTGATTTTCTCTTCTCCGTTCCGCCGCCTCCAGAACAAGACGCAGGTGTTTCCGCTTCCCGGAAGCATATTCGTGCACAACCGTCTGACGCATAGCTTGGAAGTGTCGTGCGTGGGACGCTCTTTGGGGAATGATGCCGCACGCCTGCTCCTGCAGAAGCATCCCGGGCTTGCGGGTTCGCACCTGTCCGAAATCGGAGCCATTGTATCTGCCGCCTGCCTGGCGCACGACATGGGGAACCCTCCTTTCGGGCATTCGGGCGAAAAGGCAATCGGCACCTATTTCTCGGAAGGCAAAGGGCAGGCATTAAAATCCCTGCTAAGCCCTGCCGAATGGGAAGACCTGACCCACTTCGAAGGCAATGCCAACGCCTTCCGGCTCCTGACACACCAGTTCAGGGGAAGGCGTCCGGGCGGATTCGTGCTGACCTACTCCACGCTGGCATCCATCGTGAAATACCCTTTCTCGTCCCAACTGGCGGGAGGCAAGCAGAAGTTCGGCTTCTTCCTGAGCGAGCAGGACGATTACGAACGGATAGCCCGGGAGCTGGGCATTACCCGCTTGAGCGGGGAAGGGGAGCCGGTGCGCTATGCGCGCCACCCGTTGGTCTACCTGGTAGAAGCCGCCGATGATATCTGTTACCAGATGATGGACATCGAAGACGCGCATAAGCTGAAAATCCTCACCTCGCAAGAGACGAAAGAACTCTACGCTTGTTTCTTCCCCGAAGAACGCCTGGAGCGCATCCGTAAGATTTGCCGGCTGGTGACCGACACCAACGAGCAGATAGCCTACCTGCGCTCTTCCGCCATCGGTGTGCTCACCAAGGCCTGTGTGGAAACGTTTGTAGAGCACGAAGAGGAAATCCTTTCGGGCACCTTCCAAGGCCCGCTCATCAAGCAGATAGCCCAGCCCGTAAGGGACGCTTACCGGAAATGCTCGGATACGGCATTCGCTAAAATCTATTGCGCCAAGGATGTGCTCGACATCGAGCTGGCGGGTTATCAGGTCATAACCACCCTGGTCGACCTGATGATAGAAGCCGTCCGCTATCCGCATAAGGCCTATTCCCAGCTCCTGATAAACCGTGTGTCGCACCAGTACGATATGCAGGCCCCTACGCTTTACGGCAAGATACAGGCGGTGCTGGACTATATCTCCGGCATGACCGATGTCTATGCCCTGGACTTGTACCGCAAGATAAACGGGAACAGCCTTCCGGCGGTATAG
- the dut gene encoding dUTP diphosphatase, translating to MKIQIINKSKHALPCYATSCSAGMDLRANLDEPIVLKPLQRCLVPTGLYIALPEGYEAQIRPRSGLALKKGITLLNTPGTIDADYRGEIGVILVNLSTEDFTVEDGERIAQMVIARYEQAEWQEVEVLDETERGEGGFGHTGTK from the coding sequence ATGAAGATACAGATTATCAATAAGTCGAAGCACGCGCTTCCGTGCTATGCCACTTCCTGTTCGGCAGGAATGGATTTGCGTGCCAACCTGGACGAGCCTATCGTGTTGAAACCTTTGCAGCGTTGCCTGGTGCCTACGGGGCTGTATATCGCTTTGCCCGAAGGCTACGAGGCGCAGATACGTCCGCGCAGCGGATTGGCGCTGAAGAAAGGGATTACCCTGCTGAACACCCCCGGCACGATTGATGCCGACTATCGGGGGGAAATCGGGGTCATCCTGGTCAACCTCTCTACCGAAGACTTTACGGTAGAAGACGGAGAGCGCATCGCCCAAATGGTGATAGCACGCTATGAGCAGGCGGAGTGGCAAGAAGTGGAAGTATTGGACGAAACCGAACGCGGTGAAGGCGGCTTCGGGCATACGGGAACGAAATGA
- a CDS encoding tetratricopeptide repeat protein: protein MRKLIYIVSVGVLMTLAACGTAGKQARKKQAEPEQVSLSLEERRKFDYFFLEAVRMKEKGQYDAAYELYKHCLDINPASGAALYEISQFYMYLGQEAKGEEALKQAIRSDKSNFWYKQTLASYYEQKRNMPKAISVYENMAEQFPSRLEPLMSLVDLYNRTKSYQNVITVLNRLEELDGKSEQISMEKFRMYLLMGKQDSAFIEIENLSKEYPYDLRYQNILGDVYLNNGKYPEALATYQHILKEEPHYAPAVLSMASYYQKTGQDSLYQLQLDTILMNDNVLSDTKMELMRQNILQSEQTTKDSTQIVALFKRILARPQQNADLAMLCAQYMITKNMKEESVPVLEQVLSLDPENKPAYLQLLSYAIQDNDLDKVIQIATSALEYHPDALEFYYYCGIAHYQKEETDKALEVFTRGVRQINEKSDKQIASDFYAILGDIYHQKGRAEESYAAYDSSLVYNPDNIGTLNNYAYFLSIDKKQLDKAEEMSYRTVKAEPENKTYLDTYAWILFEKGRYTEARIYIEQALRNGGDKSRVIVEHCGDIYYMLGEKDKALEYWEKADAMKETEEGETPPTEEEIKRLKQKIKLKKYIE, encoded by the coding sequence ATGAGAAAACTAATTTATATCGTATCGGTGGGTGTGCTGATGACGCTTGCGGCATGCGGAACGGCAGGGAAGCAGGCAAGGAAGAAGCAGGCAGAGCCGGAGCAGGTTTCTTTAAGCTTAGAGGAACGCCGGAAGTTTGATTATTTTTTCCTGGAAGCCGTGCGGATGAAAGAAAAAGGGCAATACGATGCCGCCTACGAGCTTTATAAGCACTGCCTGGATATCAATCCGGCTTCGGGAGCCGCTCTGTATGAAATTTCCCAGTTCTATATGTACCTGGGACAGGAAGCGAAAGGCGAAGAAGCGTTAAAGCAAGCCATCCGCTCGGACAAGTCTAACTTCTGGTACAAGCAAACGCTGGCTTCTTATTATGAGCAAAAGCGGAACATGCCGAAAGCCATTTCCGTTTACGAAAACATGGCAGAGCAGTTCCCTTCCCGGCTGGAGCCTTTGATGTCGTTGGTAGACCTGTACAACCGGACCAAGAGCTATCAAAACGTCATTACGGTCTTGAACCGGCTGGAAGAGCTGGACGGGAAATCGGAACAAATCAGCATGGAGAAATTCCGGATGTATCTGCTGATGGGCAAGCAAGACAGCGCCTTTATCGAAATAGAAAACCTCTCGAAAGAATATCCCTACGACTTGCGCTATCAGAACATCTTAGGCGATGTGTATCTGAACAACGGGAAGTATCCGGAAGCATTAGCCACTTACCAGCATATATTAAAGGAAGAACCCCATTACGCTCCGGCGGTGCTCTCCATGGCTTCGTATTACCAGAAAACAGGCCAGGACAGCCTGTACCAACTCCAGCTGGACACGATTCTGATGAACGACAATGTCTTGTCGGACACGAAAATGGAGCTTATGCGCCAAAATATCCTGCAATCGGAACAAACCACGAAAGACAGCACGCAAATCGTGGCATTGTTCAAACGTATCCTGGCACGTCCCCAACAGAACGCGGACTTGGCAATGCTGTGCGCCCAATACATGATTACCAAGAACATGAAGGAAGAATCGGTGCCGGTATTGGAGCAAGTGCTTTCCTTAGACCCCGAAAACAAGCCCGCCTACCTGCAATTGTTGAGTTATGCGATACAAGACAATGACTTGGACAAGGTGATACAGATTGCCACCTCTGCCTTAGAATATCATCCGGACGCACTGGAGTTTTATTATTATTGCGGCATCGCCCATTACCAGAAAGAAGAAACCGACAAGGCGCTGGAAGTATTCACCCGCGGAGTAAGGCAGATAAACGAGAAGAGCGACAAGCAGATAGCTTCCGATTTTTATGCCATACTGGGAGACATCTATCATCAGAAAGGAAGGGCAGAGGAATCTTATGCGGCATACGACTCTTCGCTGGTTTATAACCCGGACAACATCGGGACGCTGAACAATTACGCGTATTTCCTTTCCATCGACAAGAAGCAACTGGATAAAGCCGAAGAGATGAGCTACCGCACGGTAAAGGCGGAACCGGAAAACAAAACATACCTGGACACGTATGCCTGGATTCTTTTCGAGAAAGGCCGGTATACGGAGGCACGCATTTACATCGAGCAAGCCTTGCGGAACGGAGGAGACAAGAGCCGGGTCATCGTAGAGCATTGCGGTGACATCTACTATATGTTGGGCGAAAAAGACAAGGCACTGGAATACTGGGAAAAAGCCGATGCCATGAAGGAAACGGAAGAAGGCGAGACTCCGCCTACGGAAGAAGAAATCAAGCGGCTGAAACAGAAGATTAAGTTGAAAAAATACATAGAATGA
- a CDS encoding DUF4292 domain-containing protein has translation MMAGKVKYLYMILIVLLTASCSSSRKAAKAPMIGGLTGEAYIEKVIEQVPAWQSLSGKVALDLSLGDGKHAEVNATLRLKRGESIQLSVAPFLGIEVARIEISPDGLVALDRLNKRYIQVPFEEINRWARTDLSFAVLQSLFLNELFVPDKAQVDLNDASRFRLSLEGERAMLETEGTHRLTYRFFTSAEQGWLQESRIGVSGTPYALQWKYDAFRQIEQRFFPEKMRLSIEGTSKPLALNMDFSRLSVGGDWKARTEIPAKYTRVEVEDLLKMLQNE, from the coding sequence ATGATGGCTGGAAAAGTGAAATACCTATACATGATACTCATCGTGCTTCTCACGGCATCGTGTTCTTCTTCGCGCAAAGCCGCCAAGGCACCGATGATTGGAGGGCTGACCGGAGAGGCCTATATAGAAAAGGTAATCGAACAGGTTCCCGCATGGCAAAGCCTGAGCGGGAAGGTGGCTTTAGACCTGTCGCTGGGCGATGGGAAACATGCCGAAGTAAACGCGACGCTGCGCCTGAAACGGGGAGAATCCATCCAATTGTCCGTAGCTCCCTTCTTGGGCATCGAAGTCGCCCGGATAGAAATCTCGCCCGACGGCTTGGTGGCGCTCGACCGGCTGAACAAGCGTTACATACAGGTTCCGTTCGAAGAGATAAACCGCTGGGCACGTACAGACCTGAGCTTTGCGGTGCTTCAGTCTTTGTTCTTGAATGAACTGTTCGTGCCGGACAAAGCGCAAGTGGACTTGAACGACGCAAGCCGTTTCCGCCTTTCGTTGGAGGGGGAGCGTGCGATGCTGGAAACCGAAGGAACACATCGGTTGACTTACCGTTTTTTCACATCCGCCGAGCAAGGCTGGCTGCAGGAAAGCCGGATAGGCGTATCGGGCACTCCATACGCCTTGCAATGGAAATACGATGCGTTCCGGCAAATAGAACAACGTTTTTTCCCGGAAAAGATGCGGCTTTCCATCGAAGGCACAAGCAAGCCTTTGGCACTGAACATGGATTTTTCGCGGCTGAGTGTAGGCGGCGACTGGAAAGCCCGTACGGAGATACCGGCTAAATATACGCGTGTAGAAGTGGAAGATTTATTGAAAATGTTGCAGAACGAATGA
- a CDS encoding murein hydrolase activator EnvC family protein has translation MKRMIGIVLTVLVSVSLCAQSTKKIRELEKQHAALQKQISDSESLLQSTKQDVKSQLDNLAVLSGQITDRKQYIETIEKDVQVIQEEISRLKTELNTLERELAEKKKKYEKSVMYMYKNKSVQEKLMFIFSADNLSQMYRRMRYVREYADYQRRQGKEVQRKQYQVSEKQKSLLASRNAKENMLKQGEAEKLKLEAQEKERKALLSALQKKQWEIQHEIKEKRRSANRLNAEIDRLIEMEIEAARKRKEAEARRKAEAERKQKEAQKETLAENKKAAAPESKVEVYKTDNEDRRLSDVFEKNKGKLPMPITGAYAIVGHYGKYQVKGLRNVRLDNKGIDIKGKEGAQARVIFDGEVSAIFQYNGLANVLVRHGSYISVYCNLSSVLVKKGSVLKTKDVIGQVHTDATGNTVLHFQLRKETAKLNPELWLIR, from the coding sequence ATGAAACGGATGATAGGCATAGTGTTGACGGTACTGGTTTCGGTTTCTCTTTGCGCGCAAAGCACGAAGAAAATCCGGGAACTGGAGAAGCAGCATGCCGCCTTGCAAAAACAGATATCCGACTCGGAAAGCCTGTTGCAATCTACCAAACAAGACGTAAAAAGCCAGCTGGACAATTTGGCGGTCTTGTCGGGACAGATAACAGACCGGAAACAATACATCGAAACCATTGAAAAAGACGTGCAGGTCATTCAGGAAGAAATAAGCCGTCTGAAAACAGAACTGAACACACTGGAACGTGAGCTTGCCGAAAAGAAAAAGAAATACGAGAAATCGGTGATGTACATGTATAAGAACAAGTCTGTCCAGGAGAAGCTGATGTTTATCTTTTCGGCAGATAACCTGAGCCAGATGTACCGGCGCATGCGTTATGTGCGGGAATATGCCGATTACCAAAGAAGGCAAGGCAAAGAAGTGCAGCGGAAGCAATATCAAGTATCCGAAAAGCAAAAAAGCCTGCTCGCCAGCCGGAACGCGAAAGAAAACATGCTGAAACAAGGGGAAGCCGAGAAGCTGAAACTGGAAGCACAGGAAAAGGAACGCAAGGCATTGCTTTCCGCCCTGCAAAAGAAACAATGGGAAATCCAGCACGAAATCAAGGAGAAACGCCGTTCCGCCAATCGCCTGAACGCGGAAATAGACCGTTTGATTGAAATGGAAATCGAAGCGGCACGCAAACGGAAAGAAGCGGAAGCACGCCGGAAGGCAGAAGCTGAGCGCAAGCAGAAAGAAGCGCAAAAGGAAACACTTGCCGAAAACAAAAAAGCGGCAGCCCCTGAATCGAAAGTCGAAGTATATAAGACGGATAATGAAGACCGGCGCCTGTCGGATGTCTTCGAAAAGAATAAAGGAAAGCTTCCCATGCCGATTACGGGAGCATACGCCATTGTAGGGCATTACGGGAAATATCAGGTGAAAGGCTTGCGCAACGTCCGCCTGGACAACAAAGGCATCGACATAAAAGGGAAAGAAGGCGCACAGGCCCGCGTCATTTTCGACGGAGAAGTTTCCGCCATTTTCCAATACAACGGCTTGGCAAATGTCTTGGTGCGCCACGGAAGCTACATTTCGGTATATTGCAACCTGAGTTCGGTCCTTGTCAAGAAAGGAAGCGTCTTGAAAACCAAAGACGTCATCGGGCAAGTGCATACCGACGCCACGGGCAATACCGTCCTCCACTTCCAGCTCCGCAAGGAAACCGCCAAGCTGAATCCGGAACTTTGGCTAATCAGATAA